From a single Gimesia fumaroli genomic region:
- a CDS encoding sugar phosphate isomerase/epimerase family protein, whose translation MKPLTRRQFLYSTSAAAISLAGVNRLPAGKPAKPQLTLGFSLYGMPHMKTEQALQVVADVGYDSVELCLMDAWDATPLKLNAQRRTEVSKKLNASGLKLTSLMEHCDLTGSKASQQKVLERLKRAAELGHTLKPEQPPLIETTAGSGKWDERKYEMRDNLKEWAKVAESTKTVIAVKPHRGGVVDRPEQGVWLVEQIDSPWIRLNYDYSHFTHRDISLEDSMRIMMPFTSFIQIKDTVLQDNKARFVLPGESGDIDYVQLLKLAVKDGYRGDICCEVSGMVFKQKGYDPVAAAKTCYQNIAPAFQQAGIARG comes from the coding sequence ATGAAGCCGCTCACACGTCGCCAGTTTCTTTATTCCACCAGTGCCGCCGCCATCAGTCTGGCGGGCGTCAACAGGTTACCGGCAGGAAAACCAGCCAAGCCCCAATTAACACTGGGATTCAGCCTGTACGGCATGCCCCATATGAAAACCGAACAGGCGCTGCAGGTTGTCGCGGATGTAGGTTACGATTCCGTTGAGCTCTGCCTGATGGATGCCTGGGACGCGACGCCGCTCAAGCTCAATGCCCAGCGGCGTACCGAGGTCTCGAAAAAACTGAATGCCAGCGGCTTGAAACTGACCTCACTCATGGAACACTGCGACCTGACCGGCTCCAAAGCAAGCCAGCAGAAAGTCCTTGAACGACTGAAGCGGGCCGCCGAACTGGGACACACCTTGAAACCGGAACAGCCACCGTTGATTGAAACCACGGCCGGCAGCGGAAAATGGGATGAGCGCAAATATGAAATGCGCGATAACCTCAAAGAATGGGCCAAAGTCGCCGAAAGCACCAAAACCGTCATCGCCGTCAAACCGCATCGGGGCGGCGTCGTTGATCGCCCCGAGCAAGGCGTCTGGCTGGTCGAGCAGATCGACAGCCCCTGGATTCGCCTGAACTATGACTATAGTCACTTTACCCACCGGGACATTTCCCTGGAAGATTCAATGCGGATCATGATGCCCTTCACCAGTTTCATTCAGATCAAAGATACGGTCCTGCAAGACAACAAAGCCCGCTTTGTTCTCCCCGGCGAAAGTGGCGACATCGACTATGTGCAGTTACTCAAACTGGCAGTCAAAGACGGCTACCGAGGCGATATCTGCTGTGAAGTCAGCGGCATGGTGTTCAAACAGAAAGGCTACGATCCCGTCGCAGCTGCCAAAACCTGTTATCAAAATATCGCCCCCGCCTTTCAGCAGGCAGGAATCGCACGCGGCTAA
- a CDS encoding LacI family DNA-binding transcriptional regulator: protein MSKTAELVTVKTVAKAADCAVSTVSRALRDDPSISEAAKQRIRKVAASLDYRPLRKRRPKSESHENSTSILKGKQLLVLSLGLDRSLISLPVVSSAISGVEDAFSELGVHFQVAHVPDLQAVPPHLDFDQIDGLFLIGALQGKMLIESNSTLLNRLSQIPSVWLLGRPEGCWGDCVGANDVLLGAKAADFLADHGHQNVAFLSPKPDHLIMQNRETGFVSQAVRRGLNVQRFVDPPSKGWTLPVKPPLSTEAVQHLVDQLLKAKTRPTALFAGADSVAAVVYGSLARRGIKVGEEISVISGNNDHAFITGLYPQLTTFDIHAHNIGRLAVRQLETRLTMGNTIANVDLTLEPHLTPGESVRRLNS, encoded by the coding sequence GTGAGTAAAACCGCCGAACTCGTCACTGTCAAAACCGTCGCCAAAGCAGCCGACTGTGCAGTCAGTACTGTGAGCCGCGCCTTACGAGACGACCCGAGTATCAGTGAAGCCGCCAAGCAACGCATTCGAAAAGTTGCAGCATCACTGGACTACCGCCCGCTTCGTAAGCGACGCCCCAAATCTGAGTCCCACGAGAATTCCACCAGCATCCTCAAAGGAAAACAACTACTCGTCCTCTCTCTCGGGTTAGATCGCTCACTCATCTCACTCCCCGTAGTCAGTTCCGCCATTAGTGGCGTTGAAGACGCCTTCTCTGAACTGGGAGTTCATTTTCAAGTCGCGCATGTTCCGGATCTCCAGGCCGTTCCCCCCCATTTGGATTTTGACCAGATCGATGGTCTGTTTCTCATCGGAGCACTCCAGGGAAAAATGCTGATCGAATCAAACAGCACTCTCTTGAACCGTCTCTCGCAAATCCCTTCGGTCTGGCTCTTGGGACGCCCCGAAGGTTGCTGGGGCGATTGTGTCGGTGCGAATGATGTGCTCCTGGGCGCGAAAGCCGCCGACTTCCTGGCCGATCACGGGCATCAAAACGTCGCCTTCCTGAGCCCCAAACCCGATCACCTGATTATGCAAAACCGAGAAACCGGCTTCGTTTCCCAAGCCGTGCGACGTGGACTCAACGTACAACGTTTTGTCGATCCCCCCTCGAAAGGCTGGACGTTGCCTGTCAAACCGCCACTCTCAACGGAAGCCGTGCAACATCTGGTCGATCAACTCTTGAAAGCCAAAACACGCCCCACAGCATTGTTCGCCGGTGCCGACAGTGTCGCAGCGGTCGTGTATGGTTCATTGGCCCGACGAGGAATCAAAGTGGGTGAAGAGATCAGCGTCATTTCAGGCAACAACGATCACGCCTTTATTACCGGCCTCTATCCACAACTCACCACGTTTGACATTCACGCTCATAACATCGGTCGTCTGGCAGTGCGTCAACTGGAAACCCGACTGACCATGGGCAACACCATTGCCAACGTCGACTTAACCCTGGAACCGCACCTGACCCCCGGCGAATCAGTTCGTCGTCTCAACAGCTAA
- a CDS encoding MgtC/SapB family protein, translating to MDWKLELMFAVRALVAAVLGGFIGWEREWHGREAGMRTYAAVALGSCVFALVSSHIPGAEPSRLAANIVTGVGFLGAGIILRDRGRTVGLTTAATIWSTAAVGTAVGFGMYLLATLTSLIIFGVLASHHIHGWKKSSGEGVEGTSAANEFDNNDSIER from the coding sequence ATGGATTGGAAATTAGAATTAATGTTCGCAGTACGTGCTCTCGTCGCTGCGGTTTTGGGTGGTTTTATTGGCTGGGAACGCGAATGGCATGGACGCGAAGCCGGTATGCGAACTTACGCCGCGGTCGCGCTTGGCTCGTGCGTCTTTGCCCTGGTCTCGTCGCATATTCCCGGAGCGGAGCCGTCACGACTCGCTGCAAACATTGTGACTGGCGTCGGTTTTTTGGGGGCTGGCATCATCCTGCGGGACCGTGGCCGGACCGTGGGACTGACGACAGCGGCGACCATCTGGTCGACTGCTGCTGTGGGGACTGCGGTCGGTTTTGGGATGTATCTGCTGGCGACGCTGACTTCCCTGATTATCTTTGGAGTTCTCGCATCACATCATATTCACGGCTGGAAAAAGTCCTCAGGAGAAGGTGTCGAAGGTACCTCGGCTGCCAATGAATTTGACAACAATGATTCTATTGAACGTTGA
- a CDS encoding sialidase family protein, with product MKPILLFTGIITTTLLATNLSLAEWNHPQTQKLPHQHLGPFLKLSNDSLLAPDDKQVLISQDAGKTWSAKPLYAHPEKFQTSRERAIIQTRKGTIILAFMNLAEKKFHWDDSKGGPQSDCYLPAYIVRSTDGGQTWLPPQIIQDDSWCGAIRSIIQTKSGRIIVAVSKAIANPGRHVMLTYYSDDEGATWNHSNMIDLGGSGDHDGAMEGTIVELKDGRIYALIRTRFGCFWEAFSTDEGASWRTIRPSQIPASSSPAILKRLESGRIVMLWNRFRDPKRKRGRREELSLAFSDDECKTWSAPVIIARDLTPAGQKRENRVSYPYVTEVKPGELWITTMQGPVRLSLKEADFIAK from the coding sequence ATGAAACCAATCCTTCTTTTCACCGGAATCATCACAACAACGCTGCTTGCGACGAATCTGTCTCTCGCGGAATGGAACCATCCGCAGACACAAAAGCTGCCGCATCAACATCTGGGTCCCTTTCTGAAATTATCAAATGACAGCCTGCTGGCGCCCGATGACAAACAGGTTTTGATCAGCCAGGATGCCGGCAAAACGTGGAGCGCAAAACCGCTGTATGCGCATCCCGAGAAATTCCAGACCAGCCGGGAGCGCGCCATCATCCAGACGCGCAAAGGAACCATCATCCTGGCCTTCATGAATCTGGCCGAGAAAAAATTCCATTGGGATGACAGCAAAGGAGGGCCACAATCGGACTGCTACCTCCCCGCTTATATCGTCCGCAGTACTGATGGAGGACAAACCTGGCTGCCTCCGCAAATCATTCAGGATGATAGCTGGTGTGGCGCTATTCGCAGTATAATTCAGACCAAATCGGGGCGCATCATTGTCGCGGTTTCCAAAGCCATCGCCAACCCGGGACGGCACGTGATGCTGACCTACTATTCAGACGATGAAGGCGCCACCTGGAACCACAGTAATATGATCGATCTAGGCGGTTCAGGCGATCACGACGGTGCAATGGAAGGCACGATTGTCGAATTGAAAGACGGGCGGATTTATGCATTGATCCGCACCCGATTCGGATGCTTCTGGGAAGCCTTCTCTACCGATGAAGGCGCTTCGTGGCGTACGATTCGTCCCTCCCAGATTCCTGCCAGCAGTTCACCTGCGATTCTGAAACGACTGGAAAGCGGCCGGATCGTGATGCTCTGGAACCGCTTTCGTGATCCCAAGCGAAAGCGCGGACGCCGCGAAGAATTGTCCCTCGCGTTTTCCGATGACGAATGCAAAACCTGGAGCGCCCCCGTCATCATCGCCCGCGATTTAACGCCGGCAGGACAGAAACGAGAAAACCGGGTCTCTTATCCGTATGTGACAGAAGTCAAACCGGGAGAACTCTGGATCACCACTATGCAGGGCCCCGTTCGTTTGTCCCTGAAGGAAGCGGATTTCATCGCAAAATAA
- a CDS encoding DUF1559 domain-containing protein codes for MLLVNSEKRTRGFTLIELLVVIAIIAILIALLLPAVQQAREAARRSSCKNNMKQIGLALHNYHDVHLAFPSGRMRTTASDYLGHSTQTMLLPYIDQASLYNQMNFTVGFNSAPNFALGQTVLPAFLCPTNPTTEGVDYTGSNPGPDAARTHYEGISDSGTGRRGTLSIVVSNGNGLFFWNSKVKLRDIIDGASNTLAFCEVISQGAGKHGTPAWIAYGDGIGTINGINAPWQTNGGKLPLTHNMYNGDAFSGPASFHEGGCHFTLGDGSVRFLSENMSQTVLTSLTTRAGGEVVGEF; via the coding sequence ATGTTACTGGTCAACTCAGAGAAAAGAACGCGTGGATTTACACTGATTGAATTACTGGTGGTGATTGCCATTATTGCCATCTTAATTGCTCTACTGCTGCCTGCAGTCCAACAGGCACGTGAAGCAGCACGGCGGTCATCCTGTAAGAACAACATGAAACAAATCGGTCTGGCATTACACAATTATCACGACGTGCATCTTGCCTTTCCGTCCGGTCGAATGAGAACAACGGCCAGTGACTACCTGGGACATAGCACCCAGACAATGCTCTTACCTTATATCGATCAGGCCTCGCTCTACAACCAGATGAACTTTACGGTCGGTTTTAACAGTGCCCCTAATTTTGCATTAGGCCAGACGGTTCTGCCCGCTTTTCTATGCCCTACCAATCCGACAACAGAGGGAGTTGATTACACGGGCTCTAACCCGGGCCCCGATGCAGCACGCACACATTATGAAGGCATTTCGGATTCCGGAACCGGACGACGAGGAACATTAAGTATCGTCGTATCGAACGGCAATGGGCTTTTCTTCTGGAACTCGAAGGTCAAACTTCGCGATATCATAGACGGTGCCAGCAATACCCTCGCATTTTGCGAGGTCATTTCCCAGGGTGCCGGTAAGCATGGTACACCAGCCTGGATTGCTTACGGAGACGGAATTGGAACAATCAACGGCATTAACGCACCGTGGCAAACAAACGGCGGTAAGCTTCCATTGACTCACAACATGTACAATGGAGATGCTTTCAGTGGACCAGCCAGTTTCCACGAAGGAGGCTGTCATTTCACTTTGGGTGATGGCAGCGTGAGGTTTCTCTCTGAAAATATGAGTCAGACTGTACTGACAAGTCTGACCACCCGCGCAGGCGGAGAAGTCGTTGGCGAATTTTAA
- a CDS encoding FadR/GntR family transcriptional regulator: MDARPQESAKTLSAELADHLCERIRNDRLAPGDRLGTEADLADQFGVSRTVVREAIGSLRGLGVVTGRQGLGLCVAEADNFSSVLRKALVPQVASPQGWRELQQLRAVIEIGSIALAVELITAEEIIRLQTIVVEMQRVMQKINQDPAGSSKAYKELDCLFHQTILAASHGNFVKQFHGVLLDYFHAGDLYGHPPTSKGLRDHELIANAIADRNTDAATKLLTDHLKPQLKAPCE; the protein is encoded by the coding sequence ATGGATGCTCGTCCCCAGGAATCAGCGAAAACCTTAAGTGCTGAACTGGCCGATCACCTTTGTGAACGAATTCGGAACGACCGCCTCGCCCCCGGCGACCGGCTGGGAACAGAAGCCGATCTGGCAGATCAGTTTGGCGTCTCGCGCACTGTGGTTCGCGAAGCCATCGGATCACTCAGAGGCTTGGGGGTAGTCACAGGACGCCAGGGACTTGGACTCTGTGTTGCAGAAGCCGATAACTTTTCCTCCGTTTTGCGAAAAGCACTCGTACCGCAAGTGGCCAGCCCACAGGGATGGCGCGAACTACAGCAACTGCGGGCCGTCATCGAAATCGGCTCCATCGCGCTGGCAGTAGAATTGATTACCGCTGAAGAAATTATTCGGCTGCAAACCATTGTCGTCGAAATGCAACGAGTCATGCAAAAGATCAATCAGGATCCAGCCGGCTCCAGTAAAGCATACAAGGAGTTGGACTGCCTGTTCCACCAGACCATTCTGGCCGCCTCGCATGGCAATTTTGTGAAACAGTTCCATGGCGTTCTGCTGGATTACTTCCATGCAGGCGATTTGTACGGCCATCCCCCCACCAGCAAAGGGCTGCGGGATCACGAACTCATCGCCAATGCCATTGCGGACCGGAATACTGACGCAGCAACGAAACTCCTGACAGACCATTTGAAACCACAGTTAAAAGCACCCTGTGAATAG